The Thunnus albacares chromosome 11, fThuAlb1.1, whole genome shotgun sequence genome contains a region encoding:
- the bcl9 gene encoding B-cell CLL/lymphoma 9 protein isoform X2: MLEVQEERPAAAGTAATHFNKKERGKKEREEAKDGRGNLSNIGNPVPGSRNVRAKAPLTHTGSPHQLITPPCSVVLGAPSMHSNRLKNSPSTNTQSPKPKTEVMVRSPPVMSPSTAAQMDSKMPNQGKPGSTGSQSQPSPCDPKTLGAKGAQSVAGGMGLKNGQGLTSGSSSKVKVKRERSTSVESFEQPESGTPTSEEKDSSRVKRMCVAERRQPYSGADWCSGGESDEDDKGFYNCNSSDVKPQDSVTHSTSNAGLSRSSTPSHNILGGQGSTTEPASGQKPGSKLVYVFTTEMANKAADAVLTGHTENIIAFHMKNISNSKDKAHLLLNNAASALRNDSKPPQQPPSHAPDQSHQPGSKPSLTGMAEPAPPQPSNQGSQSGVLPQEGSSSAGMESKNLPGSSPSNTTAPVDQAPITQPEAGLNAPTAGEGGQGGGSGGSGLTPQQQQQQQQLAQELLNMEANTEGLSQEQLEHRQRSLQTLRDIQRMLFPDDRDAPPTGPPQSHGGPHDGGPDGAPRRSEQGPLQAMMAQSQSLGPPGGPGGPRPQGPPFGPPHGPRDMPPFPQDEMGPHMGGPGGCGEGDQMTPEQVAWLKLQQEFYEEKRKKQEMQHRPLPPDMMMHPHGPRGMIRGPPPPYQMGPGEMWGGPGGPPEHYQERMAMGPGPVPGPRGMPPHMQRMPGFSGMMNPEMEGPPRPGMGWPDDMPPRMGDARGFPGGPGAMFAGPGGRGERFPNPQSVQEAMFHQGMGGEKGLPPGMMMDMQRMMGHQRGGMEPGNGMGMFPRMPGDGPMSPSSRLQGMGGREMGPEFGMGPGPGPHMHPSKLRDPPMNMSPDEMMRMRGGGGPPMENMGPQGRPMQGPPFPEQPQPGDYPMGPGRPFPGGPGGMRGPHGDPAFGPDPRSTPTGGNGRINHLPSAAGPSQGQRGRKPADLNVQAGGGNSPSVNPLKSPPLRQVQSPMMGSPSGNLKSPQTPSQLAGMLTGPTGPNAPPAPPASAPMKSPHSMMGSAGASPVHMRSPSLPNPSPGWASSPKPPMQSPGVPPQGGKPPLSITSPNMMGNMEPGGNGPPSAPPSSGAPSGSMSLPGNVPSGSPYTIPPEPTLSQNPLSIMMSRMSKFAMPSSTPLYHDAIKTVASSDDDSPPARSPNLPSVNNNGMPMNHQGNPRMMGPGNSGPMPALSPLGMNPMGSQPLSHGMPPQMPSPNAPNMGPGMMPHGMMIPPNPQDPGMANPQMMPQGRLGYPHRGQAYPLTQSPSQQGPFSPHNGPGPQGFPGHPMGFQGEGGPMGGRMGSMPHGGGADGVMCKPNTPGGPEFNNMQGGFSDADLHEVMRPGASGIPEFDLSRIIPSEKPSQTLSYFPRGGGDNPGGKPPHPSGFPMQGMMGDGPPRMAMSMQGMGGMPGGPGGGMGPQDMPMGNPGHNSMRPPGFMGQGMMGPQHRMMSPGGPGGMMQGRQMAHPGPGGSPNMMMSLQGMGGPPQQTMMMGGQMRPRDMDMGFSPGPGMF, encoded by the exons ATGTTGGAGGTCCAAGAGGAGAGGCCAGCGGCGGCAGGTACAGCAGCAACACATTTCAACAAGAAGGAGCGAGGGAAGAAAGAGCGAGAGGAGGCCAAGGACGGTCGGGGAAACCTCTCAAACATCGGGAATCCCGTTCCAGGCTCCAGGAACGTGCGTGCAAAAGCGCCACTCACGCACACAGGAAGTCCACACCAGCTCATCACTCCACCCTGTTCTGTAGTCCTGGGAGCTCCATCAATGCACTCCAATAGGCTGAAGAACTCCCCGTCCACCAACACACAGAG CCCTAAACCTAAGACGGAGGTCATGGTACGCTCACCTCCCGTCATGTCCCCCTCCACTGCCGCCCAGATGGACTCTAAAATGCCCAATCAGGGTAAACCAGGGAGCACtggcagccaatcacagccctcACCCTGCGACCCCAAGACCCTGGGTGCCAAAGGGGCTCAGAGTGTGGCAGGGGGCATGGGGCTGAAGAATGGCCAGGGCCTGACCTCTGGCTCAAGCTCCAAGGTTAAAGTCAAAAGGGAGAGAAGCACCTCAGTGGAGTCATTTGAACAGCCAGAGAGTGGCACACCCACCAGTGAAGAAAAAG aCAGTAGTAGGGTGAAGAGGATGTGTGTGGCAGAGAGGAGGCAGCCGTACAGTGGAGCTGACTGGTGCTCTGGGGGAGAAAGTGACGAAGATGACAAAGGATTCTACA ACTGTAACTCCAGTGACGTGAAGCCCCAGGACTCTGTCACCCATTCTACCTCCAATGCTGGACTCAGTCGCTCCTCCACACCCTCCCACAATATATTGGGAGGCCAGGGCTCCACAACAGAACCTGCTAGTGGCCAGAAACCAGGCTCAAAACTCGTTTATGTCTTCACCACAGAGATGGCCAACAA GGCAGCTGATGCAGTTCTAACTGGCCATACAGAAAACATCATTGCCTTCCACATGAAAAACATCTCCAACAGCAAGGACAAAGCTCACCTCCTCTTg AACAATGCAGCAAGCGCCCTCCGAAATGACTCCAAGCCTCCCCAGCAACCCCCATCCCATGCCCCAGATCAGAGCCACCAGCCTGGATCCAAGCCGTCCTTAACGGGCATGGCAGAGCCAGCCCCACCCCAGCCATCAAACCAAGGGAGCCAATCTGGTGTTCTTCCACAGGAAGGGTCATCCTCTGCAGGCATGGAATCCAAAAATCTTCCTGGCAGTAGCCCCAGTAACACCACAGCCCCAGTTGACCAGGCCCCTATCACCCAACCTGAGGCAGGCCTCAACGCTCCAACAGCAGGTGAAGGAGGGCAGGGTGGAGGCTCTGGTGGGTCAGGTCTGACaccccagcagcagcaacaacagcaacagctggcTCAGGAGCTGTTGAACATGGAAGCCAACACAGAGGGTCTGTCCCAAGAGCAGTTGGAGCATCGCCAGCGCTCTCTGCAGACATTGCGAGATATCCAGCGTATGCTTTTCCCTGATGACCGTGATGCCCCGCCAACTGGGCCCCCACAATCCCATGGTGGACCCCATGATGGAGGCCCTGATGGTGCACCCCGGAGGTCTGAACAGGGCCCCCTACAGGCTATGATGGCACAGTCTCAGAGCCTTGGACCACCAGGTGGGCCGGGAGGACCTCGCCCACAAGGTCCACCCTTTGGCCCACCCCATGGACCCAGGGACATGCCCCCGTTTCCACAAGATGAAATGGGTCCCCACATGGGGGGTCCAGGGGGCTGTGGAGAAGGAGATCAGATGACTCCAGAACAGGTGGCTTGGttaaagctgcagcaggagTTTTAcgaagagaagaggaagaaacaagaaatgCAACACCGACCTCTTCCTCCTGACATGATGATGCACCCCCACGGTCCACGTGGCATGATACGAGGGCCTCCGCCTCCTTACCAGATGGGCCCAGGAGAGATGTGGGGAGGACCAGGTGGTCCACCAGAGCACTACCAGGAGCGCATGGCCATGGGCCCTGGCCCTGTCCCCGGACCCAGAGGTATGCCCCCACACATGCAGAGGATGCCTGGCTTCTCTGGTATGATGAATCCCGAGATGGAGGGACCCCCAAGGCCTGGAATGGGCTGGCCTGACGACATGCCTCCACGGATGGGAGATGCACGAGGCTTCCCTGGAGGACCTGGAGCGATGTTTGCTGGTCCAGGGGGTCGAGGTGAGCGTTTCCCAAACCCTCAGTCGGTCCAAGAAGCAATGTTCCACCAGGGTATGGGTGGAGAGAAGGGCCTCCCCCCTGGGATGATGATGGACATGCAAAGGATGATGGGGCACCAAAGAGGTGGAATGGAACCTGGTAATGGCATGGGTATGTTTCCCAGAATGCCCGGTGATGGTCCTATGAGCCCATCTTCTAGGCTCCAGGGAATGGGGGGCCGAGAAATGGGACCTGAATTTGGCATGGGGCCTGGCCCTGGACCTCATATGCACCCATCCAAGCTACGAGATCCTCCAATGAATATGAGTCCAGATGAGATGATGAGAatgagaggaggtggaggaccTCCAATGGAGAACATGGGTCCACAAGGCAGGCCCATGCAGGGGCCACCCTTCCCTGAGCAGCCACAGCCAGGAGACTATCCCATGGGGCCTGGGCGACCCTTCCCAGGGGGTCCTGGAGGAATGAGGGGTCCACATGGAGACCCAGCATTTGGTCCAGATCCAAGATCTACACCAACAGGAGGCAATGGCCGTATTAACCACCTCCCCTCTGCTGCTGGCCCTTCACAGGGTCAGAGGGGCCGCAAGCCGGCAGATCTGAATGTACAGGCAGGAGGGGGGAACTCTCCCAGTGTCAACCCACTTAAGTCCCCTCCTCTGAGGCAGGTTCAGTCTCCCATGATGGGTTCACCTTCTGGAAACCTCAAATCCCCTCAGACACCGTCCCAGCTGGCTGGCATGCTCACTGGCCCCACAGGCCCGAATGCCCCCCCAGCTCCTCCAGCGTCAGCACCAATGAAGTCCCCCCACTCCATGATGGGATCAGCAGGCGCTTCTCCTGTTCATATGAGGTCTCCTTCTCTTCCTAACCCCTCTCCAGGATGGGCCTCTTCACCAAAACCACCCATGCAGAGTCCTGGAGTACCACCTCAGGGTGGCAAGCCCCCCCTCAGTATCACCTCACCAAACATGATGGGGAACATGGAGCCAG GTGGTAATGGCCCTCCTTCTGCCCCGCCTTCATCAGGGGCTCCATCTGGCTCCATGTCCCTCCCAGGCAACGTGCCGTCTGGCAGTCCATACACCATCCCCCCTGAGCCAACACTATCCCAGAACCCTCTTTCCATCATGATGTCACGGATGTCCAAGTTTGCAATGCCCAGCTCCACCCCACTCTACCATGATGCCATAAAGACTGTTGCCAGTTCTGATGACGATTCACCCCCGGCTCGCTCCCCTAACCTGCCTTCAGTGAACAACAATG GTATGCCGATGAATCACCAAGGAAATCCACGTATGATGGGACCTGGAAACTCTGGGCCCATGCCTGCCCTCAGCCCTCTTGGTATGAATCCAATGGGATCTCAGCCTCTCTCCCATGGAATGCCTCCACAGATGCCCTCTCCCAATGCCCCTAATATGGGCCCAGGTATGATGCCTCATGGCATGATGATACCACCAAATCCACAAGACCCTGGTATGGCAAACCCTCAAATGATGCCCCAGGGACGACTAGGTTACCCTCACCGAGGCCAGGCCTACCCCCTTACACAGTCGCCTTCTCAGCAGGGCCCTTTCTCCCCGCACAATGGTCCTGGTCCCCAGGGTTTCCCTGGCCATCCCATGGGCTTCCAGGGAGAGGGAGGACCTATGGGAGGACGGATGGGGAGCATGCCTCATGGGGGAGGGGCTGATGGGGTCATGTGCAAACCCAATACTCCTGGAGGACCGGAGTTCAACAACATGCAAGGTGGATTCAGTGATGCTGACCTTCATGAGGTGATGCGGCCGGGAGCGTCCGGCATTCCTGAGTTCGACCTATCCAGGATAATCCCATCAGAGAAGCCCAGCCAGACTCTGTCTTACTTCCCCCGTGGTGGAGGAGACAATCCTGGGGGCAAACCACCACACCCCTCTGGTTTCCCCATGCAGGGCATGATGGGTGATGGTCCACCAAGGATGGCGATGTCCATGCAGGGGATGGGGGGGATGCCAGGGGGGCCTGGTGGGGGAATGGGCCCCCAAGACATGCCAATGGGGAACCCTGGCCACAACTCAATGCGGCCACCAGGATTCATGGGCCAAGGCATGATGGGCCCCCAGCACCGGATGATGTCCCCTGGGGGTCCGGGAGGGATGATGCAGGGGAGACAAATGGCCCACCCAGGCCCTGGCGGCTCACCTaacatgatgatgtcactgcagGGCATGGGCGGCCCCCCACAGCAGACAATGATGATGGGGGGTCAGATGAGGCCACGTGACATGGACATGGGGTTCAGTCCGGGCCCTGGAATGTTCTAA
- the bcl9 gene encoding B-cell CLL/lymphoma 9 protein isoform X1, giving the protein MEGHRLATRGREEWRTEALVVVEMLDRPTKAETAETGTNIMSGRERKHMKCAQGPLKAPLGEFHKYTRNKKRLLDYCYCFYTLSLTHTHTHTHTHTHTHTHPHTHTHTHNHTDKDIERMLEVQEERPAAAGTAATHFNKKERGKKEREEAKDGRGNLSNIGNPVPGSRNVRAKAPLTHTGSPHQLITPPCSVVLGAPSMHSNRLKNSPSTNTQSPKPKTEVMVRSPPVMSPSTAAQMDSKMPNQGKPGSTGSQSQPSPCDPKTLGAKGAQSVAGGMGLKNGQGLTSGSSSKVKVKRERSTSVESFEQPESGTPTSEEKDSSRVKRMCVAERRQPYSGADWCSGGESDEDDKGFYNCNSSDVKPQDSVTHSTSNAGLSRSSTPSHNILGGQGSTTEPASGQKPGSKLVYVFTTEMANKAADAVLTGHTENIIAFHMKNISNSKDKAHLLLNNAASALRNDSKPPQQPPSHAPDQSHQPGSKPSLTGMAEPAPPQPSNQGSQSGVLPQEGSSSAGMESKNLPGSSPSNTTAPVDQAPITQPEAGLNAPTAGEGGQGGGSGGSGLTPQQQQQQQQLAQELLNMEANTEGLSQEQLEHRQRSLQTLRDIQRMLFPDDRDAPPTGPPQSHGGPHDGGPDGAPRRSEQGPLQAMMAQSQSLGPPGGPGGPRPQGPPFGPPHGPRDMPPFPQDEMGPHMGGPGGCGEGDQMTPEQVAWLKLQQEFYEEKRKKQEMQHRPLPPDMMMHPHGPRGMIRGPPPPYQMGPGEMWGGPGGPPEHYQERMAMGPGPVPGPRGMPPHMQRMPGFSGMMNPEMEGPPRPGMGWPDDMPPRMGDARGFPGGPGAMFAGPGGRGERFPNPQSVQEAMFHQGMGGEKGLPPGMMMDMQRMMGHQRGGMEPGNGMGMFPRMPGDGPMSPSSRLQGMGGREMGPEFGMGPGPGPHMHPSKLRDPPMNMSPDEMMRMRGGGGPPMENMGPQGRPMQGPPFPEQPQPGDYPMGPGRPFPGGPGGMRGPHGDPAFGPDPRSTPTGGNGRINHLPSAAGPSQGQRGRKPADLNVQAGGGNSPSVNPLKSPPLRQVQSPMMGSPSGNLKSPQTPSQLAGMLTGPTGPNAPPAPPASAPMKSPHSMMGSAGASPVHMRSPSLPNPSPGWASSPKPPMQSPGVPPQGGKPPLSITSPNMMGNMEPGGNGPPSAPPSSGAPSGSMSLPGNVPSGSPYTIPPEPTLSQNPLSIMMSRMSKFAMPSSTPLYHDAIKTVASSDDDSPPARSPNLPSVNNNGMPMNHQGNPRMMGPGNSGPMPALSPLGMNPMGSQPLSHGMPPQMPSPNAPNMGPGMMPHGMMIPPNPQDPGMANPQMMPQGRLGYPHRGQAYPLTQSPSQQGPFSPHNGPGPQGFPGHPMGFQGEGGPMGGRMGSMPHGGGADGVMCKPNTPGGPEFNNMQGGFSDADLHEVMRPGASGIPEFDLSRIIPSEKPSQTLSYFPRGGGDNPGGKPPHPSGFPMQGMMGDGPPRMAMSMQGMGGMPGGPGGGMGPQDMPMGNPGHNSMRPPGFMGQGMMGPQHRMMSPGGPGGMMQGRQMAHPGPGGSPNMMMSLQGMGGPPQQTMMMGGQMRPRDMDMGFSPGPGMF; this is encoded by the exons TGTGCCCAAGGGCCGTTGAAAGCCCCCTTGGGGGAGTTTCATAAATACACACGGAACAAGAAAAGGCTCCTGgactattgttattgtttttacacactttctctcacacacacacacacacacacccacacacacacacacacacacacacacccacacacgcacacacacacacacaaccacacagacAAGGACATAGAGAGAATGTTGGAGGTCCAAGAGGAGAGGCCAGCGGCGGCAGGTACAGCAGCAACACATTTCAACAAGAAGGAGCGAGGGAAGAAAGAGCGAGAGGAGGCCAAGGACGGTCGGGGAAACCTCTCAAACATCGGGAATCCCGTTCCAGGCTCCAGGAACGTGCGTGCAAAAGCGCCACTCACGCACACAGGAAGTCCACACCAGCTCATCACTCCACCCTGTTCTGTAGTCCTGGGAGCTCCATCAATGCACTCCAATAGGCTGAAGAACTCCCCGTCCACCAACACACAGAG CCCTAAACCTAAGACGGAGGTCATGGTACGCTCACCTCCCGTCATGTCCCCCTCCACTGCCGCCCAGATGGACTCTAAAATGCCCAATCAGGGTAAACCAGGGAGCACtggcagccaatcacagccctcACCCTGCGACCCCAAGACCCTGGGTGCCAAAGGGGCTCAGAGTGTGGCAGGGGGCATGGGGCTGAAGAATGGCCAGGGCCTGACCTCTGGCTCAAGCTCCAAGGTTAAAGTCAAAAGGGAGAGAAGCACCTCAGTGGAGTCATTTGAACAGCCAGAGAGTGGCACACCCACCAGTGAAGAAAAAG aCAGTAGTAGGGTGAAGAGGATGTGTGTGGCAGAGAGGAGGCAGCCGTACAGTGGAGCTGACTGGTGCTCTGGGGGAGAAAGTGACGAAGATGACAAAGGATTCTACA ACTGTAACTCCAGTGACGTGAAGCCCCAGGACTCTGTCACCCATTCTACCTCCAATGCTGGACTCAGTCGCTCCTCCACACCCTCCCACAATATATTGGGAGGCCAGGGCTCCACAACAGAACCTGCTAGTGGCCAGAAACCAGGCTCAAAACTCGTTTATGTCTTCACCACAGAGATGGCCAACAA GGCAGCTGATGCAGTTCTAACTGGCCATACAGAAAACATCATTGCCTTCCACATGAAAAACATCTCCAACAGCAAGGACAAAGCTCACCTCCTCTTg AACAATGCAGCAAGCGCCCTCCGAAATGACTCCAAGCCTCCCCAGCAACCCCCATCCCATGCCCCAGATCAGAGCCACCAGCCTGGATCCAAGCCGTCCTTAACGGGCATGGCAGAGCCAGCCCCACCCCAGCCATCAAACCAAGGGAGCCAATCTGGTGTTCTTCCACAGGAAGGGTCATCCTCTGCAGGCATGGAATCCAAAAATCTTCCTGGCAGTAGCCCCAGTAACACCACAGCCCCAGTTGACCAGGCCCCTATCACCCAACCTGAGGCAGGCCTCAACGCTCCAACAGCAGGTGAAGGAGGGCAGGGTGGAGGCTCTGGTGGGTCAGGTCTGACaccccagcagcagcaacaacagcaacagctggcTCAGGAGCTGTTGAACATGGAAGCCAACACAGAGGGTCTGTCCCAAGAGCAGTTGGAGCATCGCCAGCGCTCTCTGCAGACATTGCGAGATATCCAGCGTATGCTTTTCCCTGATGACCGTGATGCCCCGCCAACTGGGCCCCCACAATCCCATGGTGGACCCCATGATGGAGGCCCTGATGGTGCACCCCGGAGGTCTGAACAGGGCCCCCTACAGGCTATGATGGCACAGTCTCAGAGCCTTGGACCACCAGGTGGGCCGGGAGGACCTCGCCCACAAGGTCCACCCTTTGGCCCACCCCATGGACCCAGGGACATGCCCCCGTTTCCACAAGATGAAATGGGTCCCCACATGGGGGGTCCAGGGGGCTGTGGAGAAGGAGATCAGATGACTCCAGAACAGGTGGCTTGGttaaagctgcagcaggagTTTTAcgaagagaagaggaagaaacaagaaatgCAACACCGACCTCTTCCTCCTGACATGATGATGCACCCCCACGGTCCACGTGGCATGATACGAGGGCCTCCGCCTCCTTACCAGATGGGCCCAGGAGAGATGTGGGGAGGACCAGGTGGTCCACCAGAGCACTACCAGGAGCGCATGGCCATGGGCCCTGGCCCTGTCCCCGGACCCAGAGGTATGCCCCCACACATGCAGAGGATGCCTGGCTTCTCTGGTATGATGAATCCCGAGATGGAGGGACCCCCAAGGCCTGGAATGGGCTGGCCTGACGACATGCCTCCACGGATGGGAGATGCACGAGGCTTCCCTGGAGGACCTGGAGCGATGTTTGCTGGTCCAGGGGGTCGAGGTGAGCGTTTCCCAAACCCTCAGTCGGTCCAAGAAGCAATGTTCCACCAGGGTATGGGTGGAGAGAAGGGCCTCCCCCCTGGGATGATGATGGACATGCAAAGGATGATGGGGCACCAAAGAGGTGGAATGGAACCTGGTAATGGCATGGGTATGTTTCCCAGAATGCCCGGTGATGGTCCTATGAGCCCATCTTCTAGGCTCCAGGGAATGGGGGGCCGAGAAATGGGACCTGAATTTGGCATGGGGCCTGGCCCTGGACCTCATATGCACCCATCCAAGCTACGAGATCCTCCAATGAATATGAGTCCAGATGAGATGATGAGAatgagaggaggtggaggaccTCCAATGGAGAACATGGGTCCACAAGGCAGGCCCATGCAGGGGCCACCCTTCCCTGAGCAGCCACAGCCAGGAGACTATCCCATGGGGCCTGGGCGACCCTTCCCAGGGGGTCCTGGAGGAATGAGGGGTCCACATGGAGACCCAGCATTTGGTCCAGATCCAAGATCTACACCAACAGGAGGCAATGGCCGTATTAACCACCTCCCCTCTGCTGCTGGCCCTTCACAGGGTCAGAGGGGCCGCAAGCCGGCAGATCTGAATGTACAGGCAGGAGGGGGGAACTCTCCCAGTGTCAACCCACTTAAGTCCCCTCCTCTGAGGCAGGTTCAGTCTCCCATGATGGGTTCACCTTCTGGAAACCTCAAATCCCCTCAGACACCGTCCCAGCTGGCTGGCATGCTCACTGGCCCCACAGGCCCGAATGCCCCCCCAGCTCCTCCAGCGTCAGCACCAATGAAGTCCCCCCACTCCATGATGGGATCAGCAGGCGCTTCTCCTGTTCATATGAGGTCTCCTTCTCTTCCTAACCCCTCTCCAGGATGGGCCTCTTCACCAAAACCACCCATGCAGAGTCCTGGAGTACCACCTCAGGGTGGCAAGCCCCCCCTCAGTATCACCTCACCAAACATGATGGGGAACATGGAGCCAG GTGGTAATGGCCCTCCTTCTGCCCCGCCTTCATCAGGGGCTCCATCTGGCTCCATGTCCCTCCCAGGCAACGTGCCGTCTGGCAGTCCATACACCATCCCCCCTGAGCCAACACTATCCCAGAACCCTCTTTCCATCATGATGTCACGGATGTCCAAGTTTGCAATGCCCAGCTCCACCCCACTCTACCATGATGCCATAAAGACTGTTGCCAGTTCTGATGACGATTCACCCCCGGCTCGCTCCCCTAACCTGCCTTCAGTGAACAACAATG GTATGCCGATGAATCACCAAGGAAATCCACGTATGATGGGACCTGGAAACTCTGGGCCCATGCCTGCCCTCAGCCCTCTTGGTATGAATCCAATGGGATCTCAGCCTCTCTCCCATGGAATGCCTCCACAGATGCCCTCTCCCAATGCCCCTAATATGGGCCCAGGTATGATGCCTCATGGCATGATGATACCACCAAATCCACAAGACCCTGGTATGGCAAACCCTCAAATGATGCCCCAGGGACGACTAGGTTACCCTCACCGAGGCCAGGCCTACCCCCTTACACAGTCGCCTTCTCAGCAGGGCCCTTTCTCCCCGCACAATGGTCCTGGTCCCCAGGGTTTCCCTGGCCATCCCATGGGCTTCCAGGGAGAGGGAGGACCTATGGGAGGACGGATGGGGAGCATGCCTCATGGGGGAGGGGCTGATGGGGTCATGTGCAAACCCAATACTCCTGGAGGACCGGAGTTCAACAACATGCAAGGTGGATTCAGTGATGCTGACCTTCATGAGGTGATGCGGCCGGGAGCGTCCGGCATTCCTGAGTTCGACCTATCCAGGATAATCCCATCAGAGAAGCCCAGCCAGACTCTGTCTTACTTCCCCCGTGGTGGAGGAGACAATCCTGGGGGCAAACCACCACACCCCTCTGGTTTCCCCATGCAGGGCATGATGGGTGATGGTCCACCAAGGATGGCGATGTCCATGCAGGGGATGGGGGGGATGCCAGGGGGGCCTGGTGGGGGAATGGGCCCCCAAGACATGCCAATGGGGAACCCTGGCCACAACTCAATGCGGCCACCAGGATTCATGGGCCAAGGCATGATGGGCCCCCAGCACCGGATGATGTCCCCTGGGGGTCCGGGAGGGATGATGCAGGGGAGACAAATGGCCCACCCAGGCCCTGGCGGCTCACCTaacatgatgatgtcactgcagGGCATGGGCGGCCCCCCACAGCAGACAATGATGATGGGGGGTCAGATGAGGCCACGTGACATGGACATGGGGTTCAGTCCGGGCCCTGGAATGTTCTAA